In one window of Thermodesulfobacteriota bacterium DNA:
- the zapB gene encoding cell division protein ZapB: MVIEQFERLEAGLLRLLAAHEAASAEKEALKAEISSKDIEIAELKKNLKRLEGERDQVREKVDGLLARLETLIQGA; the protein is encoded by the coding sequence ATGGTGATCGAACAATTTGAAAGGCTGGAGGCAGGACTTCTCCGCCTTCTGGCCGCTCACGAGGCAGCTTCCGCCGAAAAAGAGGCCCTCAAGGCCGAAATCAGCTCCAAAGACATTGAAATAGCTGAATTAAAAAAGAACCTGAAGAGACTCGAAGGCGAGCGGGACCAGGTCCGGGAGAAGGTGGACGGGCTCCTCGCGAGGCTTGAAACCCTCATACAGGGAGCGTGA
- a CDS encoding cell division protein ZapA: MKKVAELKIFGHKLLVKSEEGEEYIRAVEDYLNTKIEEVKENTKAVSTLDLALLAALNITGEVIKTKEMLERLGRKSEELAQKIDRRLV; encoded by the coding sequence TTGAAGAAGGTCGCTGAGCTCAAGATTTTCGGCCACAAGCTCCTTGTCAAAAGCGAAGAAGGCGAAGAATACATCCGCGCTGTCGAGGATTACCTGAACACTAAGATAGAGGAGGTAAAGGAGAACACAAAAGCCGTATCTACCTTGGACCTGGCGCTTTTAGCCGCCCTGAACATAACGGGCGAGGTCATCAAGACAAAGGAGATGCTCGAAAGGCTGGGAAGGAAATCCGAAGAGCTTGCTCAAAAGATAGACAGAAGGCTGGTTTAG
- a CDS encoding 5-formyltetrahydrofolate cyclo-ligase produces MARSAEKALLRSELLEKRRRLPFEEVRRLSTMVGKRFLSSGYYRESRRVALYSSFGNEVLTDDIFAAAMRDGKEVFYPRIVRPGGVECGFENARRLRFFRVRSLDELSTGSYELSEPPAGNQASDASGLDLIVVPGVAFDERGGRLGFGKGYYDAALASANCPKIALAYDFQVLKVNIPLEPHDVPVSAIVTEKRVIVANASEGAQKGGARRV; encoded by the coding sequence ATGGCGAGGTCTGCCGAAAAAGCGCTCCTTAGAAGCGAGCTTCTCGAAAAGAGAAGAAGGCTCCCGTTCGAGGAGGTCCGGAGGCTGAGCACGATGGTGGGGAAGCGGTTCCTGTCATCGGGTTACTACCGGGAATCGCGCCGTGTCGCCCTCTATTCGAGCTTCGGCAACGAGGTCCTTACGGACGATATCTTTGCCGCTGCCATGAGGGACGGCAAGGAGGTCTTCTATCCTAGGATAGTCAGGCCGGGGGGCGTGGAATGCGGCTTCGAGAATGCACGCCGGTTAAGGTTCTTCAGGGTGCGGAGCCTTGATGAGCTCTCCACAGGGTCGTATGAGCTCAGCGAGCCTCCTGCCGGTAACCAGGCGTCCGATGCAAGCGGCCTGGACCTGATAGTCGTCCCGGGAGTGGCGTTCGACGAGCGGGGCGGAAGGCTCGGGTTCGGCAAAGGCTACTATGACGCGGCGCTCGCATCGGCCAATTGTCCTAAGATAGCACTGGCTTACGATTTTCAGGTATTAAAAGTGAATATCCCCCTCGAGCCCCACGACGTGCCAGTCTCGGCGATAGTGACCGAGAAACGGGTCATAGTGGCGAATGCTTCAGAGGGGGCGCAAAAGGGCGGAGCGCGGCGCGTTTAA